In one Candidatus Aegiribacteria sp. genomic region, the following are encoded:
- a CDS encoding glycosyltransferase family 4 protein, producing MRVSVLFDLSIVPHAIGGVSRYLLSLAGALEEVAQEEGIEFNVLDVPAVHPGVPGPPVGCIELKTPFYLKIPFLRRIPIRRKWELLSRSRRIKQIAENCSIFHHSGVQPEYPANSRSVVTIYDLSALEHPEWHTGETVAFMEREAQMIRNGSRVVAISEWTAKQASVFFNIDPESICVAGGTADDVFTPGEPSVDTLRKLDLKTGEYLLHVGHLVPRKNIPFLVDIYYRARERGLRFPLVMVGSSAWGNISIEHDSNVRIIENIDDGILLDLYRGAGALLCPSMYEGLGLPAMEALACNTPVIAANATALTETVGNRGMLLNPDDPEEWIQALLMLKDPGKMGELRSMAVASPRETWRDVARRLCGFYRKIAEE from the coding sequence ATGCGGGTTAGTGTACTTTTTGATCTGAGTATCGTTCCTCACGCTATTGGAGGAGTTTCGAGATACCTTCTATCCCTTGCAGGTGCTCTTGAGGAAGTCGCTCAGGAGGAGGGAATTGAATTCAATGTACTTGATGTGCCTGCTGTGCATCCTGGAGTTCCCGGACCACCTGTTGGCTGCATCGAACTGAAGACACCATTCTATCTGAAAATCCCATTTCTCAGAAGGATTCCAATCCGCAGGAAGTGGGAATTGCTGTCCAGAAGCAGAAGGATAAAACAGATCGCTGAGAACTGTTCAATATTTCATCATAGTGGCGTTCAACCCGAGTATCCTGCGAACAGCAGGTCAGTTGTTACAATATATGATCTTTCCGCTCTGGAGCATCCGGAATGGCATACAGGTGAAACAGTTGCCTTTATGGAGAGAGAGGCTCAGATGATTCGAAATGGTTCCCGTGTGGTTGCCATTTCTGAATGGACAGCGAAACAGGCATCTGTTTTCTTCAATATTGATCCGGAGAGTATATGTGTCGCAGGCGGAACTGCTGATGACGTTTTTACACCCGGAGAACCTTCAGTTGATACATTAAGAAAACTGGACCTGAAAACTGGAGAATATCTTCTTCATGTTGGACATCTTGTGCCAAGGAAGAATATTCCGTTTCTTGTTGATATCTATTACAGAGCAAGAGAAAGAGGGCTCAGATTTCCGCTGGTTATGGTCGGATCAAGTGCATGGGGCAATATAAGCATTGAACATGACAGTAATGTAAGAATAATCGAGAATATTGATGACGGAATACTGCTTGATCTATACCGTGGCGCAGGAGCATTACTCTGTCCAAGTATGTACGAAGGGCTGGGACTGCCGGCAATGGAGGCGCTGGCATGTAATACACCGGTAATCGCGGCCAACGCGACTGCTTTAACGGAGACGGTCGGAAATCGAGGAATGCTGTTAAACCCTGATGATCCTGAAGAGTGGATTCAGGCGTTGCTTATGCTGAAAGATCCAGGGAAGATGGGTGAGCTTCGTTCAATGGCTGTTGCTTCACCACGGGAAACCTGGAGGGATGTGGCAAGAAGACTGTGCGGATTCTACAGAAAGATAGCCGAAGAATGA
- a CDS encoding glycosyltransferase codes for MSEERKDVLLVTPIPPVATGLATYAMRVLQNSLDFVNWTVAYPEGGDPGTLTSGIRSIRIDQISDMNVIPEIRIFQLGNSIHCFPVVQALYRYGGTGLFHEIVLHHMLRFCYLESNQLEEYRRELRFCYGPNAESIEKELFRKPSSLKEYDILLKRYPLIGRALHASSSAICLSSYAETVLKDVFRPGRTCTIGHPLSSLPEIDVPEKPFDICIGILGSNHPGRNYSEILEAVELFRKETPEAGLILIGGGYPEDNPEWVINCGRLPDSEYQGWIRTLDYAVDMRYPACGETSGSLLEAMRAGVPCIVSATGTFLNIPSDAVLRVPCDSMVQGIVRSLSYLHNRSDLRKSMSANCISYAEDTGSIERLRRDWKRIIRMASESGSDDLVLESNSYSLSAAWHETPPGFTMDISTEAVSWKYSGDVLIEGPPNSTEAEITVCGTGSVNGTELPIEPGVMSVKGKDLSFTGEGRVFCVLWKYDRECVEYAG; via the coding sequence ATGTCTGAGGAGCGAAAAGATGTCCTTCTCGTTACTCCAATTCCACCTGTAGCGACAGGGCTGGCCACATACGCGATGAGAGTGCTTCAGAATTCCCTGGACTTCGTGAACTGGACAGTTGCTTATCCCGAAGGGGGAGACCCTGGTACACTTACATCTGGCATTCGAAGTATAAGGATAGATCAGATTTCCGATATGAATGTAATTCCTGAGATAAGAATATTCCAGCTTGGCAACTCCATACACTGTTTTCCTGTTGTTCAGGCTCTCTACAGATATGGAGGAACAGGGCTCTTTCATGAAATAGTACTGCATCATATGCTTCGATTCTGCTATCTTGAGAGCAATCAGCTGGAGGAGTACAGAAGGGAACTCAGATTCTGCTATGGACCGAATGCTGAAAGCATTGAAAAGGAGCTGTTCAGGAAGCCATCATCTTTAAAGGAATATGATATCCTTCTTAAGAGGTATCCTCTTATAGGAAGGGCTCTTCATGCTTCCAGTTCCGCAATATGCCTTTCTTCATATGCCGAAACAGTACTAAAAGACGTATTTCGTCCAGGAAGGACATGTACTATAGGCCATCCTTTGAGTTCACTTCCCGAAATTGACGTGCCTGAGAAACCATTTGATATCTGCATAGGAATACTTGGTTCTAACCATCCGGGAAGGAATTATTCTGAGATTCTGGAGGCTGTGGAACTTTTCAGAAAAGAAACACCTGAGGCGGGGCTCATTCTTATTGGAGGAGGGTATCCTGAAGATAATCCGGAATGGGTAATCAATTGCGGAAGATTACCTGACAGTGAATACCAGGGATGGATAAGGACACTGGACTATGCGGTTGATATGAGGTATCCAGCCTGTGGAGAAACATCCGGAAGCCTGCTTGAAGCAATGAGAGCAGGAGTACCATGTATTGTATCAGCGACCGGAACGTTTCTTAACATACCTTCCGATGCGGTATTACGAGTACCATGTGATAGTATGGTTCAGGGTATTGTACGATCTCTGAGCTATCTTCATAACAGATCGGATTTAAGAAAATCAATGTCTGCAAATTGCATCTCATACGCGGAGGACACAGGTTCAATTGAAAGATTGAGAAGAGACTGGAAAAGAATTATCAGAATGGCATCTGAATCAGGATCAGATGATCTGGTTCTGGAATCAAACAGTTATTCACTTTCAGCGGCATGGCATGAAACACCACCGGGATTCACTATGGATATATCCACAGAAGCAGTATCGTGGAAGTATTCGGGAGATGTTCTGATAGAAGGGCCACCGAATTCGACTGAAGCGGAAATAACGGTCTGTGGAACGGGTAGTGTTAACGGTACTGAATTGCCAATCGAACCAGGAGTCATGTCAGTAAAAGGGAAGGATTTAAGCTTCACAGGTGAGGGAAGGGTATTCTGTGTTCTCTGGAAATATGACAGGGAGTGTGTGGAATATGCGGGTTAG
- a CDS encoding glycosyltransferase family 2 protein: MTVFFPAFNEEENVRFMIESAKEVLEELCESWEIILVDDGSTDRTAAIAENISLEDSRIRVIRHGRNLGFGSAIRTGITHSRMPWVFYTDCDGQFDLNELDKVLEMKDIADIVSAYRHRRKDPWMRLLYSIAYGAVTSVLFAGGFKDTDASFKLYRKSIFEVIKPESTSGVIDFEILLLAEKKGFSVVQIPVSHYPRRAGQVSFETVRNGIFTWVKVSAITEMFAQLLRLRMRIWRGDV, encoded by the coding sequence TTGACCGTTTTCTTTCCCGCTTTTAATGAAGAAGAAAATGTAAGATTCATGATTGAATCGGCGAAGGAAGTTCTAGAGGAGCTTTGCGAGAGTTGGGAAATTATTCTGGTTGATGACGGATCGACTGACCGGACCGCTGCTATCGCAGAGAATATCTCGCTGGAAGATTCAAGAATCAGAGTTATCAGACATGGCCGCAATCTCGGATTTGGAAGCGCAATTCGTACAGGAATCACTCATTCACGAATGCCATGGGTATTCTATACTGACTGCGATGGTCAGTTCGATCTGAATGAACTCGATAAAGTACTGGAAATGAAGGACATAGCCGATATTGTTTCAGCTTACAGACACAGGAGAAAAGACCCATGGATGCGTCTTCTATATTCAATTGCTTACGGAGCTGTAACATCTGTTCTATTTGCCGGCGGATTCAAGGATACTGACGCGTCCTTTAAACTTTACAGAAAAAGCATATTTGAAGTTATCAAACCCGAATCAACATCCGGAGTAATAGATTTTGAGATCCTTCTTCTTGCCGAGAAAAAGGGATTTTCAGTGGTTCAGATTCCGGTATCTCATTATCCAAGAAGAGCAGGTCAGGTATCCTTTGAGACGGTCAGAAACGGAATATTCACATGGGTAAAAGTATCCGCGATTACTGAGATGTTCGCGCAGCTTCTGAGACTGAGAATGAGGATTTGGAGGGGAGATGTCTGA
- the mutS gene encoding DNA mismatch repair protein MutS yields MQKRIGSTPDGHKGHRDASNMRTPMMQQFMEIKKKYRNEILLFRMGDFYETFYEDARTVSKVLGITLTSRGKTKEKGERIPLAGFPWHALDVYLSKLIKAGYRVAVCEQTEDPAQAKGLVKRDVIEVITPGTLVSGSALDERRTILLGSAAFNDSGTGGLAFCDISTGEIEAAEMDSALLPGEIARKAPSELLVSDDQKIEPLSNCEITRLENWKFDNDTAVSQIETILEISALEGLGPGINSPAISALGALLAYIRDTKRMDVAHLSFTGMYRRDDSLIIDRGSARSLNITEAPPGEESGILSDITDETRTPAGSREWRKWLLSPLRDSFEIRKRHDSVEWFIESPSVLSILLDILDDTADLKRQAGKLGTLRSSPRDIRAVADTLTLLPEIVRILKDAEPSLLSEMASTDVLEDLHKLIESILTENPPVRLSDGGVIREGVSEELDEYRNINEGGHNWIESRIEKEKESTGIPNLSIGCNKVFGYYIEVSNSHLSKVPEHYIRKQTLVNAERFITPDLKEVESRIFRAGDEIEKLESALFSDLRKEVAKKIDEIRNAGRMLAWLDVLTSLSVLASKRGYVRPKILKSPGILISKGRHPVLDVLLPQGECVPNNIELDRTRRILLVTGPNMAGKSTYLRQVALLIVLAQSGSFVPAESMAFSPIDRIFTRIGSADRITRGQSTFLVEMAEAAALLNSSTPDSLAILDEIGRGTSTYDGLSLAWSMIEYLHDSSIHRPMVLFATHYHELTVLANYLSAVANVNVKVKDTGGKVVFLYSVEDGSTDESYGIHVASMAGVPSKVVRRARKVLSDLEAGRHLMPGGYSEDQLELKLNEPEVEDPMIEELKKIDPDSLTPLRALEILYELRDRLN; encoded by the coding sequence GTGCAGAAAAGGATTGGTTCCACACCGGATGGTCACAAAGGCCATAGAGATGCTTCAAACATGAGAACACCGATGATGCAGCAGTTCATGGAGATCAAGAAAAAGTACAGGAATGAGATACTTCTTTTCAGGATGGGTGATTTCTATGAGACATTTTACGAAGACGCAAGAACTGTATCAAAGGTTCTTGGAATAACACTGACATCCAGAGGCAAAACAAAGGAAAAAGGTGAGAGAATTCCTCTGGCCGGTTTTCCATGGCATGCTCTGGATGTATACCTCTCAAAGCTTATTAAAGCGGGATATAGAGTTGCCGTGTGTGAGCAGACTGAAGATCCCGCCCAGGCAAAGGGGCTTGTGAAAAGGGATGTAATTGAAGTAATTACACCCGGAACTCTGGTTAGTGGATCGGCACTTGATGAACGAAGAACCATCCTTCTGGGTTCGGCTGCTTTTAATGATTCAGGAACAGGCGGACTTGCTTTCTGTGATATTTCAACAGGTGAGATCGAAGCAGCGGAAATGGATTCGGCGCTGCTGCCGGGTGAAATAGCCAGAAAAGCCCCGTCCGAGCTTCTTGTGTCAGATGATCAGAAGATTGAACCATTGTCAAATTGTGAGATTACCAGGCTTGAAAACTGGAAGTTCGACAATGACACTGCTGTATCGCAGATAGAGACAATTCTTGAAATATCGGCTCTGGAAGGGCTGGGACCTGGGATAAACAGTCCCGCCATATCAGCTCTTGGAGCACTGCTGGCATATATCCGGGATACGAAGAGAATGGATGTGGCACACCTGAGTTTCACCGGAATGTACAGACGGGATGACAGCCTGATTATTGACAGGGGCAGTGCCCGTTCACTAAATATCACGGAAGCTCCTCCAGGAGAAGAATCCGGAATCCTCTCTGACATAACGGATGAGACCAGAACACCCGCGGGAAGCAGAGAGTGGAGAAAATGGCTCCTGTCACCTCTGAGAGACAGCTTCGAAATACGGAAGAGACATGATTCAGTGGAGTGGTTCATTGAATCTCCATCCGTTCTTTCGATTTTACTGGATATTCTTGATGATACAGCGGATCTTAAACGTCAGGCTGGAAAACTTGGAACCCTCAGATCATCACCAAGAGACATCAGGGCTGTTGCGGACACCCTTACGCTGCTTCCTGAAATAGTCAGGATACTGAAAGACGCTGAACCGTCACTGCTTTCCGAGATGGCTTCAACTGATGTTCTTGAAGACTTGCACAAGCTTATAGAGTCAATTCTGACAGAGAATCCTCCCGTAAGATTATCGGATGGAGGCGTAATTCGCGAAGGGGTGTCCGAGGAACTGGATGAATACAGAAATATTAATGAAGGAGGCCATAACTGGATAGAATCCAGGATCGAGAAGGAGAAGGAATCAACCGGTATACCGAATCTGTCAATAGGGTGCAACAAGGTTTTCGGATACTATATAGAGGTTTCGAACAGCCATCTTTCAAAAGTGCCCGAGCATTATATAAGGAAACAGACTCTTGTTAACGCTGAACGTTTCATAACTCCTGATCTCAAAGAAGTTGAATCAAGGATATTCAGAGCCGGTGATGAGATTGAAAAACTTGAGAGTGCTTTGTTCAGTGATCTCAGGAAAGAAGTAGCTAAGAAAATAGACGAAATCAGAAATGCCGGCAGAATGCTTGCCTGGCTTGATGTTCTGACGTCCCTCAGTGTACTAGCTTCAAAAAGAGGATATGTCAGACCGAAAATACTGAAATCTCCCGGGATTTTAATCAGTAAAGGCAGACATCCTGTTCTTGATGTTCTTCTTCCTCAGGGTGAATGTGTTCCGAACAACATTGAACTTGACCGGACTAGACGGATTCTGCTGGTAACAGGACCGAATATGGCGGGTAAATCGACTTATCTGAGGCAGGTCGCTCTGCTCATAGTTCTTGCTCAGTCCGGTTCTTTCGTACCTGCTGAATCGATGGCTTTCTCTCCGATCGATAGAATATTCACAAGGATAGGCTCTGCTGACAGAATTACGAGAGGACAGTCCACTTTCCTTGTGGAAATGGCTGAAGCTGCGGCTCTTCTTAATTCAAGCACACCTGACAGCCTGGCTATACTCGATGAGATCGGCAGAGGTACAAGCACTTATGATGGCCTTTCGCTTGCCTGGTCGATGATTGAATACCTGCATGACAGCAGTATTCACAGGCCTATGGTTCTCTTCGCCACACACTACCATGAACTGACGGTTCTTGCCAATTATCTTTCTGCTGTAGCCAATGTAAATGTAAAGGTAAAAGATACGGGCGGGAAAGTTGTGTTTCTCTACAGTGTGGAGGATGGAAGCACCGACGAATCTTACGGTATACATGTAGCGTCAATGGCTGGAGTTCCTTCAAAAGTAGTTAGAAGAGCGCGAAAAGTTCTTTCAGATCTGGAAGCGGGACGTCACCTCATGCCCGGTGGATATTCAGAGGATCAGCTGGAACTGAAGTTGAATGAGCCGGAGGTGGAAGATCCGATGATAGAAGAACTGAAGAAGATCGATCCGGATTCCCTCACACCGCTCAGGGCGCTTGAAATTCTCTACGAACTTAGAGACAGACTGAATTAA
- a CDS encoding glycosyltransferase family 9 protein, with protein sequence MNEAVLIRLHSLGDIVLTQPVATHLSLSSKVKFVTSELYTPVVERMPGGIEAVPYPQDAGAFELRRILRNISPEILIDLQFNFTTRLATKGMRVSGKFRMNRKLRHEILGGSSDIMPLRSSEFLEAAGLNDDVDPVLERRNVSADDCLRIGIVVGGRWRLKSIPDSVISEVSRLLVDLYDAEVILLGDEKDRAEALEASASAGRECIRAYAGDGGTGSLIERIETLDLLISPDSGPAHLAKALGVPVLVVFTSTSPELGFWRQEHSGNYMVSGLQCRPCHRHGGKACPTGTEMCRKGLVPHRMVTKAIEMLQT encoded by the coding sequence ATGAATGAAGCTGTGCTGATTCGACTTCATTCGCTTGGTGATATTGTGCTTACTCAACCTGTTGCGACGCATCTATCCCTTTCTTCAAAAGTGAAATTCGTAACATCGGAGCTATATACACCTGTTGTTGAAAGAATGCCTGGCGGTATTGAAGCTGTTCCTTACCCGCAGGATGCCGGAGCATTTGAGCTGCGGAGAATTCTGCGGAATATATCCCCCGAAATACTGATTGATCTCCAGTTCAATTTTACCACAAGGTTGGCTACAAAGGGCATGCGGGTTTCGGGGAAATTCAGAATGAACAGAAAACTGAGGCATGAGATACTCGGAGGAAGCTCCGATATTATGCCTTTACGGAGCAGCGAGTTTCTTGAAGCTGCGGGATTGAATGATGATGTTGATCCTGTTCTTGAAAGAAGAAACGTCTCTGCAGATGATTGCCTCAGGATTGGAATCGTAGTCGGTGGCCGGTGGCGACTGAAATCAATACCTGACAGTGTTATCTCCGAAGTATCACGGCTTTTAGTAGATCTGTACGATGCTGAAGTGATTCTTCTGGGTGATGAGAAAGACAGAGCTGAAGCTCTCGAGGCATCAGCATCAGCAGGAAGAGAGTGTATTAGAGCATATGCCGGAGATGGTGGAACAGGCAGTCTGATCGAAAGAATTGAAACGCTGGATCTTCTGATCTCTCCCGATTCCGGTCCTGCTCATCTTGCGAAGGCTCTTGGAGTTCCCGTTCTCGTGGTTTTTACATCCACTTCACCGGAACTTGGCTTCTGGAGACAGGAGCACTCCGGAAACTATATGGTCAGCGGTCTGCAGTGCAGACCATGTCACAGGCACGGCGGAAAAGCCTGTCCGACAGGAACGGAGATGTGCAGAAAAGGATTGGTTCCACACCGGATGGTCACAAAGGCCATAGAGATGCTTCAAACATGA
- a CDS encoding ATP-binding cassette domain-containing protein, with product MKKKSTALRVLSFVRPYWKWMTGAILCLVFFALFSGASLGLILPLFDDVFSREGNLEEYDDLTLVMKRNVIPALSNLGSAIISLNPNRTASSFGEVIEALRESFRKAKPEQVLIAIIMGLVLMVLLKNVLGFMQVFFLSRAEQGVVRDIREKLYSHLLKLDMGFYSTARSGDIMARFTSDVGNMNWAMTEMLMSIPREILLLLVYLGLALLASWRLALFTLMVFPPAMLFILIISRRLRRKTHFAQERLADFSAILQETIFGIRVVKAFCMEKFEVSKFAGILNIHRKTETSLQRERALASPVTEIMGAIASGFLMFYGGKEILSGGSLTTGRFLVFLAAALSMMKPIKTISRANSRIQTGLASAERVFSLLDRSSSIIQPSNPVPFASFKHSIEFRDVCFSYEPGIQVLTDLSFTLRKGDIVALVGPSGGGKSTIADMIPRFYDPDSGDILIDGIDLRSIDIEALRSCLGVVTQETVLFNDSIRNNIAYGEVSILLSRVKKAASVANALDFIEEFPEGFDTIISERGSRLSGGQKQRLAIARAVLKDPDILIFDEATSALDTHSERLVQKAIDALIEGRTALVIAHRLSTIQKASRVLYIEDGMIAEEGTHSELLEKNGKYRRLYDMQFSHE from the coding sequence ATGAAAAAGAAAAGCACAGCTCTAAGAGTACTCTCATTCGTCAGGCCATACTGGAAATGGATGACTGGCGCAATATTATGCCTGGTGTTCTTTGCGCTGTTCAGCGGTGCATCCCTGGGTTTGATTCTACCGCTCTTTGACGATGTATTTTCTAGAGAAGGCAATCTGGAAGAATACGATGATCTTACTCTGGTAATGAAGCGGAATGTAATTCCTGCTCTCAGCAATCTAGGATCTGCGATAATCTCACTGAATCCGAATCGAACCGCATCTTCATTCGGTGAAGTGATTGAAGCTTTGAGAGAGAGTTTCAGAAAAGCAAAACCGGAACAGGTTCTCATCGCAATAATAATGGGCCTGGTTCTAATGGTTCTGCTGAAAAATGTTCTTGGATTCATGCAGGTGTTTTTTCTATCAAGAGCCGAACAGGGAGTGGTGAGAGATATCAGAGAAAAACTGTACTCTCATCTTCTAAAACTTGATATGGGGTTTTACAGCACTGCAAGATCCGGAGATATCATGGCAAGATTCACATCAGACGTTGGCAATATGAACTGGGCCATGACAGAGATGCTTATGAGCATTCCACGCGAGATACTGCTTCTGCTGGTATACCTCGGGCTTGCGCTGCTGGCTTCATGGAGGCTTGCTCTTTTCACTCTAATGGTATTTCCACCGGCAATGCTATTCATTCTGATAATAAGTCGCAGGCTCAGAAGAAAAACTCATTTTGCTCAGGAAAGACTCGCGGATTTTTCAGCTATACTGCAGGAAACGATATTTGGAATACGGGTAGTAAAGGCGTTCTGTATGGAGAAATTCGAAGTATCCAAATTTGCCGGTATACTGAATATTCATCGTAAAACTGAGACTTCTCTCCAACGCGAGAGAGCACTTGCAAGCCCGGTAACGGAGATTATGGGAGCAATTGCAAGCGGATTCCTGATGTTCTATGGCGGAAAGGAAATTCTTTCGGGGGGATCTCTTACAACCGGACGTTTCCTTGTGTTTCTGGCTGCTGCTCTTTCAATGATGAAGCCGATTAAAACAATCAGCAGAGCCAACAGCCGTATACAGACGGGCCTGGCATCCGCTGAGAGGGTATTCAGTCTTCTTGATAGATCTTCATCGATAATTCAACCTTCAAACCCCGTACCTTTCGCTTCATTTAAACATTCAATTGAATTCAGAGATGTCTGTTTCAGTTATGAACCGGGTATTCAGGTTCTTACAGATCTTTCCTTTACTCTCAGGAAGGGAGATATCGTAGCTCTGGTCGGACCAAGTGGCGGAGGAAAGAGTACAATTGCAGACATGATACCAAGGTTCTATGATCCGGATTCAGGTGATATCCTGATTGACGGAATCGACTTGAGGAGCATTGACATAGAAGCACTCAGAAGCTGTCTGGGCGTAGTTACCCAGGAAACCGTGCTCTTCAACGATTCTATTCGAAATAATATTGCATACGGCGAGGTGAGTATACTTCTTTCAAGGGTAAAAAAGGCTGCTTCCGTAGCGAATGCTCTGGATTTCATTGAAGAATTTCCGGAGGGATTTGACACGATCATATCTGAAAGAGGAAGCAGATTGTCCGGTGGACAGAAACAGAGACTGGCTATTGCCCGTGCTGTACTCAAAGATCCTGATATTCTGATATTTGATGAAGCCACATCAGCTCTTGATACTCATTCGGAAAGACTTGTGCAGAAAGCGATAGATGCCCTGATTGAAGGAAGAACCGCTCTGGTTATCGCGCACAGGCTCAGCACAATCCAGAAGGCTTCGCGAGTGCTGTACATAGAGGATGGAATGATCGCGGAGGAAGGTACACACAGCGAATTGCTGGAGAAGAATGGGAAATACAGAAGACTCTATGATATGCAGTTCTCCCATGAATGA
- a CDS encoding sigma-70 family RNA polymerase sigma factor, translated as MTGRIITDKRTAKDPRSDSMLMIDLCNGDEDAFSEVIRRFQAPIYSLLIRMLGNEEDAQELLQLTFCRVYRYRDRFDPDRKLVNWIFTIASNLAKKEWRRRSKWINVPLEYVNLASPGKTAPHYDAGRVQLKASIEEAVDRLPHHYREPFILREKEEMSYEDIAEILGIKLGTVKSRINRARGYLREYLEDVWEEWK; from the coding sequence TTGACTGGAAGAATCATTACCGACAAACGCACAGCAAAGGATCCGCGATCTGACTCAATGCTTATGATCGACCTTTGCAATGGTGATGAAGACGCATTCTCAGAGGTTATAAGACGCTTTCAGGCGCCAATCTACTCACTGCTTATAAGAATGCTCGGAAATGAGGAAGACGCACAGGAACTCCTGCAACTTACCTTCTGCAGGGTTTACAGATACCGAGATAGATTCGATCCTGACAGAAAACTTGTAAACTGGATATTCACCATTGCCAGCAATCTGGCAAAAAAAGAATGGCGAAGAAGATCAAAATGGATCAATGTCCCTCTGGAATACGTCAACCTTGCAAGTCCAGGGAAAACAGCTCCCCATTACGATGCGGGAAGAGTCCAACTGAAAGCTTCGATTGAGGAAGCTGTCGACAGACTTCCTCATCATTATCGTGAGCCATTCATTCTAAGAGAAAAAGAGGAGATGTCTTACGAAGATATCGCTGAAATCCTTGGAATAAAACTCGGGACGGTTAAATCCAGAATAAACCGGGCAAGAGGTTACTTGAGAGAGTATCTCGAAGATGTATGGGAAGAATGGAAATGA
- a CDS encoding zf-HC2 domain-containing protein, producing MNCSRALKLISLVIDGEATEQQKRLLDFHLMGCDSCKKALLMSKDISSQTRDLPEPVPPENLEDMVREMINRTQDTSNSRFKFRRIFLAAPAVAALLIISITLIPISNTPETMLDIGMTDMIHSISKNDQVHITSKSRIRTAPLSVYSRQASLISF from the coding sequence ATGAACTGCTCAAGAGCTTTGAAGCTTATCAGTCTCGTAATTGACGGAGAGGCGACAGAACAGCAGAAAAGACTGCTTGATTTTCACCTGATGGGCTGTGACTCATGTAAAAAAGCCCTCCTCATGTCAAAAGATATCTCCAGTCAGACCCGTGATCTTCCAGAACCGGTTCCTCCTGAAAATCTCGAAGACATGGTTCGTGAAATGATCAATAGAACTCAGGATACGAGTAACTCCAGATTCAAATTTCGCAGGATATTCCTTGCTGCTCCGGCAGTTGCCGCTCTTTTAATCATCTCTATAACTCTTATACCAATATCAAATACTCCTGAGACTATGCTTGATATCGGAATGACCGATATGATACATTCTATATCTAAGAACGATCAGGTTCATATAACATCCAAATCAAGGATAAGAACAGCACCTCTTTCTGTCTATTCCAGGCAGGCAAGCCTGATTTCCTTCTAA